The DNA region AAGCGCGAGTGGAAGAGTGAAATCGCGGGTAAGCGCTTGGAGTGGAGCGCGGGTGTGCAGGCGCGCTACGATGCGATTACGGAGCTGGGGCTGCATCTGAGCTCGGCGCGCGAGCGGGTGGGGACGGTGCGCGATGACGATGTTAATGAGGCGAGTGTGGGCGTTTTCGCGACGGGCACGCTGCACGTGAGCGAGGCGCTACGTGTGAATGCGGGGCTGCGGGCGGATGGGTATCGTTTCGATGTGGAAAGCGACAATACACTCAACTCGGACGATCGCACGGCCGGGATGGTGAGTCCGAAGTTCGGCGTGGTGTTCGGGCCTTGGAAAAAGACGGAAGTGTATGCGAACGCGGGGTATAGTTTTCACAGCAATGACGCGAGGGGCACGGTGATCGCGGTCGACCCGGTGAGCGGAGATCCGGCGGAACGGGTGAATCCGCTCGTGCGCTCTAAGGGAGCGGAAGTGGGCGTGCGGACGTCGGCGGTGCCTGGGCTGGTGAGCACGCTGTCGTTTTGGGGGCTGGATCTGGATTCGGAGCTGGTGTTCGTCGGCGATGCGGGCGGGACGGAGCCGACGGGGGCGACGCGGCGTTATGGGGTGGAGCTGGCGAATTTTTACCGGGCGGCGAGCTGGTTGACGCTGGATGCGGATCTGGCGCTGACGCAGGCTCGGTATCGCGATGCGGAGATCGGCGCGGGTGGCGCGAAGGAAGATCGGATCGCGAATTCTATCAGCCGCGTGGTGACGGCGGGTGCGAGCGTGGAGGCGCCGGGCGGGTGGTTTGGGGCGTTGCGTGTGCGGTATTTTGGGCCGCAGCCGTTGATCGAGGATAACTCGGTCGTGGCGCCGTCATCGACGACGTGGAATGGGCGCGTGGGGTGGCGATCGAAGAGCGGCAGCGGTGGGAATGAAGGGTGGGAGGTCGCGGTGGATGTGCTGAATGTTTTCGACCGGGAGAACTATGACATTGCGTACTTTTATGAGTCGCGGCTGCGGTCGGAGGCGTCGGGCGTGGCGACGGAGGATATTCATTTCCATCCGGCGGAGCCAAGGACGGTGCGGGTGAGTGTGACGAAGCGGTTTTGATGTGAAGCGGAAAGCGGGCGGTGGGGTGGCGGGAGGGAGAGGGGCGGATTTTTTTAACCACAGATTTCACAGATGGGGGGCGGATAGCGGAGTGATTTTGGACAGGCTTAAGAGGATTAACAGGATTGGGCGGTGGCGGATTTTAAGTGGGAGGCGGCGAGCATGGCGTCTGTGCGGGGGGTGGCGTCGGCGATGAGTTTTTTGATGAGGTCGGCTTCGGGGAGGTTGGCCCAGTAGCGTTTGGGCATTTCGCGGAGCATGGCGTTTATTTTGAGGCGGGCGGGGTTGAAGATGCTGGCGTAGTAGGTGAGCCAGAGGGGTTCGAGGGTGTCGGCGGTGGGGGCGTCGGTGCGGGGGACGCCGGGGGATTCGCGGAGGGCGGTGCCGTCCCAGTGGATGCAGCGGCGGGGGGAGAGGATGGACCAGTTCATCGAGGCGAAGCGGCGGCGGAAGAAGGGGGCGCCGAGGGCGATGACGTCGTGTTCGGGTTCGTACCAGGCGATGTAGTGGTCGGCGCCGGTGTCGGTGCGGACCTGACGGAAGCGGACGAAGGCGGTGAGTTTGTGGAGTTCACGGCGGACGGCTTTTTCCCAAGTGCGGAGGGTGTGGACGTCGGGGTCGGTGAAGAGGTGGAGGAGCTGGGGTTCGCCGTGGGTGAGGCGCCAGAGCACGCGGTAGAGGATTTCCCAACGGTTGGGGGCGGCGTGGGCGGCGACGAGGCGGGCGAGGGTGGGGAATTCGCGGGGGACGCGAATAGAGCCGCTGGTGTGCGATGGTGAAGACGGATTTTCGGAAGGGACCACAGAGGGCACGGAGCTCGGACACGGAGGGCACAGAGAGTCGGGAGTGGGAGACGGTGATGGGGGAATTTGAACTGAGTAAGGGGCGGAGTTTTCGGAGACGAACCATAGGGAGAATTCGTCGGGGGAGAGCCAGAGGACTTGGTCGGGGGGATGGCTCTCGGTCAGGAGGGCGCGGGCGGTGTCGGTCCACGTAAGGTAATCTTCGGGAGTCGGGATGCTCTGCATGTGGGTGGGGAGCGGAGGGGAGAGACGAGGAGCGCGTGATTGTTGGCTTGGGGTAAGCCGTCGAGATGATCTGTCGAAAGCGGCGTCGAGCCGCCGTACTCCATAATCAGAGGAGGAATTCGAGTTGCTCGGCGGGTTTGGTGAAGCGGGCGCGGAGGTTTTCGGAGTCGAGGCCGAGGCGGTGGGGCGAATGGTCGGCGGCGATGATGAAGGGGAGGGCTTCTTTGAGGTTTACGCGGAGGCGGGCGAGGTCGGTGAGGCGCAGGGCGGTGAAACGGCGGAGTTCGATGATGCGGTCGGTGTTACGGACGCCGAGGCCGGGGATGCGGAGGAGCTGGGCGCGGGAGGCGCGGTTGAGGTCGACGGGGAAGAGGTGGCGGTTGCGGAGGGCCCAGGCGAGTTTGGGGCTGAGGGTGAGGTCGAGCTGGGGGGCGTCGGCGGGGGCGATCTCGTTGACGGTGAAGCCGTAGAAGCGGAGCAGCCAGTCGGCTTGATAGAGGCGGTGTTCGCGGAGGAGCGGCGGGGATTGGAGGGGGAGGGCGGTGGAGGCGTCGGGGATGGGGCTGAAGGCGGAGTAGTAGACGCGGCGGAGTTTGTGGGTGCGGTAGAGGGTGTCGGCCGTGCGGAGGATGGCGTCGTCGGTCGTGGGCGTGGCGCCGACGATCATTTGGGTGGATTGACCGGCGGGGGCGAAGGGCGGGGGAAGACCGGAGCGGGGGCGGTTGGAGGCTCGTGAAGAGACGGAGGTGGAGGTTACGAAGGGAGAGAGGAGTGGAGAAGGCCTAGGGGTTTGCGAAGAGGTGGGGAGCGAGGAGTGGGAGAGCGGGGAGAGGCTTGGATGGGAGGAAAGCGGGGTGGCGGGGGAGGTTGTTGAGAAGAGGGTTTTTTCGGGGTCGGTGATGGGCGATGCGAGAGGGGTTGTTGTAGAGCTGAGCGGGGAGCGTTTGGGTCGGCGGTCGGCGGCGGAGGCGTCGATGTTTTTGGCGATGCGGCCCATCATAGAGTCGATGCCTTGCCAGTTTTTTTGCGGGGCGAGGCGGTTGAGGTCGGCGGTGGTGGGGAGCTCGATGTTGATGCTGAGGCGGTCGGCGTAGCGGCCGGCTTCGGCCAGGAGTTCGGGGGAGGCTTCGGGGATGGTTTTGAGGTGGATGTAACCGGCGAAGCGGTGCTCGGTGCGGAGTTTGCGGGCGACGGTGACGACTTGCTCCATCGTGTAGTCGGGAGAGCGGATGATGCCGCTGGAGAGGAAGAGGCCCTCGATGTAATTGCGGCGGTAGAAGCCGAGGGTGAGGTCGACGACTTCGTCGGGGGTGAAGCGGGCGCGGGGGACGTTACTGGAGCGGCGGTTGATGCAGTAGCTGCATTCGTAGGTGCAAAAGTTGGTGAGGAGGATTTTGAGGAGAGAAACGCAGCGGCCATCGGGGGTGTAGCTGTGGCAGATGCCGTTGGAGGTGGAGCCGAGTCCACCGGGGGCGGCGGCGCGGGCGGGGGCGCCGCTGGAGGCGCAGGAGGCGTCGTATTTCGCGGCGTCGGCGAGGATCGCGAGTTTGCGGGAGATTTCCACGCGTGCAGCTATGTTCGGGTGAACATGCGAAGCAAGCGATGAGGAGGATTTTTTAACCGCAGATGGACGCGAATCCACGCGAATGGGGGGACAGAAATTTGGACAGGATTAAGTGAATTTACAGGATTGAGTGGAGACGGAGCGGGGTGGGAGTTTTTGGGCATGAAAAAGCGCGCTGGGGTGAGCCAGCGCGCTTGGGAAGCTGAGTGTTTTCGGAAGAGTTAACCGGTTAAACGAAGAGGTCCGAGGGGGTGCGGTTCATGAAGTCTTCCATGTAGGCGGTCGTGGCTTTGCCCTCGATGAAGACGGGGTCGGCCATGATGGCTTTGTGGAGCGGGATGGTGGTCTTGATACCGCGGATGAGGTACTCGCTGAGGGCGCGGTAGCTGCGTTCGAGGGCGACTTTGCGGGTCGAGCCGAAGCAGATCAGTTTGCCGATCATCGAATCGTAGTACGGCGGGATGTTGTAGCCGGAGTAGGCATGCGAATCGACGCGGACGCCGTGGCCGCCGGGAGCGTAGTAAAGGCCGATGGTTCCTGGGGATGGGGCGAAGTTGCGGGCGGGGTCTTCGGCGTTGATGCGGCACTCGATGGCGTGCTTCTCGAACTTGATGTCGCTCTGGTCGAAATCGAGTTTCTCGCCGTTCGCGATGCGGATTTGCTGCTTGATGAGGTCGATGCCGGTGCATTCCTCGGTTACGGGATGCTCCACCTGGATGCGGGTGTTCATCTCGATGAAGTAATAATTTCCCTTCGCATCGACAAGGAACTCGATGGTGCCGGCATTCTCGTAGGCGGCGGCTTCGGCGGCCTTGATGGCGTGCTTGCCCATCTTTTTGCGGAGATCGGCGGTCAGGAAGGGCGATGGGGACTCTTCGATGAGTTTTTGGTGGCGGCGCTGGACGGAGCAGTCGCGTTCGCCGAGGTGGAGAACTTTGCCGTGGGAGTCGGCGAGGATCTGGAACTCGATGTGGCGGGGCTTCTCGATGTATTTTTCGATGTAAACGGCGCCGTTGCCGAAGGCTTTTTCGGCTTCGTTGCGGGCGACGTGGTATTCCTTGGCGAAGGAAACGTCGTTGTGCGCGATGCGCATGCCACGGCCGCCACCGCCGGCGACGGCTTTGATGATGACGGGATAGCCGATCTTGCGGGCGGTTTTGACGGCTTCGGTCTCGGTTTCGACGGGACCATCGGAGCCGGGGACGATGGGGACGCCGACTTTGCGGACGGTGTCCTTGGCGATGGCCTTGTCGCCCATCATCTTGATGGATTTCGACTTGGGGCCGATGAACTTGATGTTACAGGACTCGCATTGCTCTGCGAATTTGGCGTTTTCCGAGAGGAAACCATAGCCGGGATGGATCGCGTCGACGTCGCCGATCTCGGCGGCGCTGATGATGCGGTCGGCGCGGAGGTA from Nibricoccus aquaticus includes:
- a CDS encoding putative DNA modification/repair radical SAM protein — translated: MEISRKLAILADAAKYDASCASSGAPARAAAPGGLGSTSNGICHSYTPDGRCVSLLKILLTNFCTYECSYCINRRSSNVPRARFTPDEVVDLTLGFYRRNYIEGLFLSSGIIRSPDYTMEQVVTVARKLRTEHRFAGYIHLKTIPEASPELLAEAGRYADRLSINIELPTTADLNRLAPQKNWQGIDSMMGRIAKNIDASAADRRPKRSPLSSTTTPLASPITDPEKTLFSTTSPATPLSSHPSLSPLSHSSLPTSSQTPRPSPLLSPFVTSTSVSSRASNRPRSGLPPPFAPAGQSTQMIVGATPTTDDAILRTADTLYRTHKLRRVYYSAFSPIPDASTALPLQSPPLLREHRLYQADWLLRFYGFTVNEIAPADAPQLDLTLSPKLAWALRNRHLFPVDLNRASRAQLLRIPGLGVRNTDRIIELRRFTALRLTDLARLRVNLKEALPFIIAADHSPHRLGLDSENLRARFTKPAEQLEFLL
- a CDS encoding TonB-dependent receptor; translation: MEEPQRLDPLVVYGRGTDLVGTARGASEGFVGAHELAVRPFLRRGELLEVVPGVVITQHSGGGKANQYFLRGFNLDHGTDFSVSVEGMPVNMRSHAHGQGYADLNFVIPELVESVGYQKGPFFAEVGDFSSAGAAEFRLVDELADGFLKLEAGENGYGRIVVADTLMENGGLRTLGLEMAQGDGPWEREENFRKWNVFARQLWKAGDRTFSVTALGYSGKWDSTDQIPLRAVEAGEIARFGFVDPSDGGESQRVSLSFDAEVTGADATTSVNVYAIYYRMNLFSNFSYALGDEENGDQFNQRDRRFVFGGEAKREWKSEIAGKRLEWSAGVQARYDAITELGLHLSSARERVGTVRDDDVNEASVGVFATGTLHVSEALRVNAGLRADGYRFDVESDNTLNSDDRTAGMVSPKFGVVFGPWKKTEVYANAGYSFHSNDARGTVIAVDPVSGDPAERVNPLVRSKGAEVGVRTSAVPGLVSTLSFWGLDLDSELVFVGDAGGTEPTGATRRYGVELANFYRAASWLTLDADLALTQARYRDAEIGAGGAKEDRIANSISRVVTAGASVEAPGGWFGALRVRYFGPQPLIEDNSVVAPSSTTWNGRVGWRSKSGSGGNEGWEVAVDVLNVFDRENYDIAYFYESRLRSEASGVATEDIHFHPAEPRTVRVSVTKRF
- the accC gene encoding acetyl-CoA carboxylase biotin carboxylase subunit is translated as MIQKILIANRGEIALRIVRACRELGIKTLAVYSEADVQSLHVQLADEAICIGGPRGSDSYLRADRIISAAEIGDVDAIHPGYGFLSENAKFAEQCESCNIKFIGPKSKSIKMMGDKAIAKDTVRKVGVPIVPGSDGPVETETEAVKTARKIGYPVIIKAVAGGGGRGMRIAHNDVSFAKEYHVARNEAEKAFGNGAVYIEKYIEKPRHIEFQILADSHGKVLHLGERDCSVQRRHQKLIEESPSPFLTADLRKKMGKHAIKAAEAAAYENAGTIEFLVDAKGNYYFIEMNTRIQVEHPVTEECTGIDLIKQQIRIANGEKLDFDQSDIKFEKHAIECRINAEDPARNFAPSPGTIGLYYAPGGHGVRVDSHAYSGYNIPPYYDSMIGKLICFGSTRKVALERSYRALSEYLIRGIKTTIPLHKAIMADPVFIEGKATTAYMEDFMNRTPSDLFV
- a CDS encoding TIGR03915 family putative DNA repair protein; translated protein: MQSIPTPEDYLTWTDTARALLTESHPPDQVLWLSPDEFSLWFVSENSAPYSVQIPPSPSPTPDSLCPPCPSSVPSVVPSENPSSPSHTSGSIRVPREFPTLARLVAAHAAPNRWEILYRVLWRLTHGEPQLLHLFTDPDVHTLRTWEKAVRRELHKLTAFVRFRQVRTDTGADHYIAWYEPEHDVIALGAPFFRRRFASMNWSILSPRRCIHWDGTALRESPGVPRTDAPTADTLEPLWLTYYASIFNPARLKINAMLREMPKRYWANLPEADLIKKLIADATPRTDAMLAASHLKSATAQSC